One stretch of Campylobacter sp. CCS1377 DNA includes these proteins:
- a CDS encoding DNA polymerase III subunit gamma/tau: MLEALAIKYRPKNFNELVGQDTISASLKYALNHNRLAHAYLFSGLRGSGKTSSARIFSRALVCDEGPSDTPCGTCRQCLAALEGKHIDIIEMDAASNRGLEDIQALIEQTKYAPSMARFKIFIIDEVHMLTPQAANALLKTLEEPPSYVKFILATTDPLKLPATVLSRTQHFRFKQISQNDILKHIEWILNKEQVNYELEALKFIARSGSGSLRDTLTLLDQAIIFCQNDIKTSKVTQLLGFLDPIKIKEFYTAILQKNKELVLEFLKELEDYEAASVIDEMMFYLKESFFNQDNHFSTLIYERFFRILSRAKTMLYTCDDNGFVLCVMAFMMMEAIHLKQIDEEISKQNTLIQQSQKTAQNNHTQINLKSQSQIQNKNEYEQLLDAIYDRDYDLGQCFAKCTQFISFNGQKLSISSNANDEDRAILNRGFKLIQELLIKLFGTNAKIEIQKQTKEMQTQKESKIQIDESKLQSITQENKNDINFKLEKLKQEARKSNPEEEAKKALDELFGQPKIEN, from the coding sequence ATGTTAGAAGCACTAGCTATAAAATATAGACCAAAAAATTTTAATGAACTTGTAGGACAAGACACCATAAGTGCAAGTTTAAAATATGCACTAAACCACAACCGTTTAGCACATGCTTATCTTTTTTCAGGTTTGCGCGGAAGCGGTAAAACTTCAAGTGCTAGAATTTTTTCTCGTGCTTTAGTTTGTGATGAAGGGCCAAGCGATACGCCTTGTGGAACTTGCAGGCAATGTCTTGCTGCATTAGAAGGAAAACACATTGATATCATAGAAATGGATGCAGCAAGCAACCGTGGCCTTGAAGATATACAAGCTTTAATAGAACAAACCAAATACGCTCCTTCTATGGCAAGATTTAAAATTTTTATTATCGATGAAGTGCATATGCTTACTCCGCAAGCTGCCAATGCGCTTTTAAAAACCTTGGAAGAACCACCAAGTTATGTTAAATTTATACTTGCAACCACAGATCCTTTGAAATTACCCGCAACCGTGCTTTCAAGAACTCAGCATTTCCGCTTTAAGCAAATTTCGCAAAATGATATCTTAAAGCACATAGAATGGATTTTAAACAAAGAACAAGTAAATTATGAACTAGAAGCCTTAAAATTCATTGCAAGAAGTGGGAGTGGCTCTTTAAGAGACACCCTTACTTTACTTGATCAAGCCATCATTTTTTGTCAAAATGACATAAAAACAAGTAAAGTAACACAACTGCTTGGCTTTTTAGATCCGATAAAAATCAAAGAATTTTATACAGCCATTTTGCAAAAAAATAAAGAACTCGTGCTTGAATTTTTAAAAGAATTAGAAGATTATGAGGCTGCAAGTGTTATTGATGAAATGATGTTTTATCTTAAAGAAAGTTTTTTCAATCAAGATAATCATTTTTCAACTTTGATTTATGAGAGATTTTTTAGAATTTTATCGCGAGCTAAAACCATGCTTTATACTTGTGATGATAATGGTTTTGTTTTATGCGTAATGGCTTTTATGATGATGGAAGCAATTCATTTAAAGCAAATTGATGAAGAAATTTCAAAACAAAACACTTTAATACAGCAAAGCCAAAAAACAGCGCAAAACAACCATACTCAAATCAATTTAAAATCTCAATCTCAAATACAAAACAAAAATGAATATGAGCAATTATTGGATGCTATTTATGATAGAGATTATGATCTAGGACAATGTTTTGCAAAATGTACGCAATTTATCTCTTTTAATGGGCAAAAATTAAGTATCAGTTCTAATGCCAACGATGAAGATAGAGCGATACTCAATCGTGGCTTTAAACTCATTCAAGAATTGTTAATCAAGCTTTTTGGAACAAATGCAAAAATTGAAATTCAAAAACAAACCAAAGAAATGCAAACTCAAAAAGAGTCAAAAATTCAAATTGATGAGAGTAAATTACAAAGCATTACTCAAGAAAATAAAAATGATATCAATTTCAAACTCGAAAAACTAAAACAAGAAGCGAGAAAATCTAATCCAGAGGAAGAAGCCAAAAAAGCCCTTGATGAACTTTTTGGGCAACCTAAAATCGAAAACTAA